A DNA window from Gorilla gorilla gorilla isolate KB3781 chromosome 6, NHGRI_mGorGor1-v2.1_pri, whole genome shotgun sequence contains the following coding sequences:
- the GIMAP5 gene encoding GTPase IMAP family member 5, translated as MGGFQKGKYGTMAEGRSEDNLSAIPPALRIILVGKTGCGKSATGNSILGQPVFESKLRAQSVTRMCQVKTGTWNGRKVLVVDTPSIFESQADTQELYKNIGDCYLLSAPGPHVLLLVIQLGRFTAQDTVAIRKVKEVFGAGAMRHVVILFTHKEDLGGQALDDYVANTDNCSLKDLVRECERRYCAFNNWGSVEEQRQQQAELLAVIERLGREREGSFHSNDLFLDAQLLQRTGAGACQEDYRQYQAKVEWQVEKHKQELRENESNWAYKVLLRVKHLMLLHYEIFVFLLLCSILFFIIFLFIFHYI; from the exons atgggaggaTTCCAGAAGGGCAAATATGGAACTATGGCTGAAG GTAGATCAGAAGATAACTTGTCTGCAATACCACCGGCATTGAGGATTATCCTAGTGGGCAAAACAGGCTGCGGGAAAAGTGCCACAGGGAACAGCATCCTTGGCCAGCCCGTGTTTGAGTCCAAGCTGAGGGCCCAGTCAGTGACCAGGATGTGCCAGGTGAAAACAGGAACATGGAACGGGAGGAAAGTCCTGGTGGTTGACACGCCCTCCATCTTTGAGTCACAGGCTGATACCCAAGAGCTGTACAAGAACATCGGGGACTGCTACCTGCTCTCTGCCCCGGGGCCCCATGTGCTGCTTCTGGTGATCCAGCTGGGGCGTTTCACTGCTCAGGACACAGTGGCCATCAGGAAGGTGAAAGAGGTCTTTGGGGCAGGGGCCATGAGACATGTGGTCATCCTCTTCACCCACAAAGAGGACTTAGGGGGCCAGGCCCTGGATGACTATGTAGCAAACACGGACAACTGCAGCCTGAAAGACCTGGTGCGGGAGTGTGAGAGAAGGTACTGTGCCTTCAACAACTGGGGCTctgtggaggagcagaggcagcagcaggCAGAGCTCCTGGCTGTGAtcgagaggctggggagggagcgAGAGGGCTCCTTCCACAGCAATGACCTCTTCTTGGATGCCCAGCTGCTCCAAAGAACTGGAGCTGGGGCCTGCCAGGAAGACTACAGGCAGTACCAGGCCAAAGTGGAATGGCAGGTGGAGAAGCACAAGCAAGAGCTGAGGGAGAACGAGAGTAACTGGGCATACAAGGTGCTCCTCAGAGTCAAACACTTGATGCTTTTGCAttatgagatttttgtttttctattgttgtgcagcatactgtttttcattatttttctgttcatCTTTCATTACATTTAA